The Bicyclus anynana chromosome Z, ilBicAnyn1.1, whole genome shotgun sequence genome window below encodes:
- the LOC112048365 gene encoding prostatic acid phosphatase isoform X2: MDIFLVLLLLMPPAYGEKTIKYAAVIYRHGDRTTVDSYPNDPWKDESLWPEPFGQLTNTGKRQHYKFGKWLRVKYPTLISEKYDAKEVYIRSTDVDRTLMSAQANAAGMYPPSGDAVWNPNLLWQPIPVHTLPEKWDQILAMKRKCVPYDQEKQRYMNSVTYKEKLEKYQSLMEYTTVNSGKKIKNFEDINDIYNILYVETLYNFSLPKWTTAVYPEKLREPACYSFKVATATPLMSRLMVGPLLQEIVGKMKMIIKGLQPLKLAIYSGHDFTIGNILNSIGVYDGNCPVYTATIIFELLEDVDTNEYFIRMLYRNSIELIEPVVIYIPRCGKLCKYQRFIELYENLLTVDWDHECEKQILPTLGIASVVGIVIFVVIVKKLYSRRMHESIYSAISGGDKINKSKIMKIDPAVLEA; encoded by the exons AtggatatatttttagttttgttgttattaatGCCTCCGGCATATGGTgagaaaactataaaatatgcaGCTGTCATATACAGGCATGGTGATAGGACAACGGTTGATTCATACCCAAATGATCCATGGAAGGATGAATCTTTGTGGCCCGAGCCCTTTGGGCAACTGACTAACACTGGAAAGAGACAGCATTACAAATTTGGAAAATGGCTACGGGTGAAATATCCG ACATTGATTTCTGAAAAGTATGATGCCAAGGAGGTCTATATAAGATCAACAGATGTTGATCGTACACTGATGTCTGCCCAGGCAAATGCAGCCG GCATGTACCCACCTTCTGGAGATGCTGTGTGGAATCCCAATTTATTATGGCAACCCATTCCAGTACACACGCTTCCAGAAAAGTGGGATCAAATATTAGCGATGAAACGAAAATGTGTCCCCTATGATCAAGAGAAGCAGAGATATATGAACTCCGTAACATATAAAGAAAAGCTCGAGAAATATCAAAGTCTTATGGA atacACGACTGTTAATTCAGGgaagaaaattaagaattttgaaGACATTAatgacatttataatatattgtatgttGAAACCCTGTACAACTTCTCTCTACCAAAATGGACAACGGctgtttatcccgaaaaattaaGAGAACCAGCTTGTTACAG CTTTAAGGTAGCGACCGCCACTCCTCTAATGTCGCGTCTTATGGTGGGTCCACTACTTCAAGAAATAGTTGGTAAAATGAAGATGATCATAAAGGGTCTGCAGCCATTGAAACTAGCTATTTATAGTGGACATGATTTCACCATAGGAAATATACTCAACTCCATTGGCGTCTACGATGGGAACTGCCCTGTTTATACTGCGACCATAATATTTGAGCTTCTGGAAG ATGTGGACactaatgaatattttatacgaATGTTATACCGTAATTCGATAGAACTTATCGAACCTGTGGTTATTTATATCCCTCGTTGCGGGAAATTATGCAAATACCAAAGATTCATCGAGTTGTACGAAAACCTGCTGACTGTCGACTGGGATCACGAATGCGAAAAGCAG attttgCCAACACTTGGTATTGCTTCCGTCGTCGGAATAGTGATATTTGTGGTCATCGTCAAAAAGTTGTATAGCAGAAGAATGCACGAAAG tATCTATTCTGCTATTTCCGGTGgagataaaattaacaaatcaaagatCATGAAAATCGATCCAGCCGTTCTTGAAGCTTAA
- the LOC112048365 gene encoding prostatic acid phosphatase isoform X1, which translates to MDIFLVLLLLMPPAYGEKTIKYAAVIYRHGDRTTVDSYPNDPWKDESLWPEPFGQLTNTGKRQHYKFGKWLRVKYPTLISEKYDAKEVYIRSTDVDRTLMSAQANAAGMYPPSGDAVWNPNLLWQPIPVHTLPEKWDQILAMKRKCVPYDQEKQRYMNSVTYKEKLEKYQSLMEYTTVNSGKKIKNFEDINDIYNILYVETLYNFSLPKWTTAVYPEKLREPACYSFKVATATPLMSRLMVGPLLQEIVGKMKMIIKGLQPLKLAIYSGHDFTIGNILNSIGVYDGNCPVYTATIIFELLEDVDTNEYFIRMLYRNSIELIEPVVIYIPRCGKLCKYQRFIELYENLLTVDWDHECEKQILPTLGIASVVGIVIFVVIVKKLYSRRMHERIRYICAVLCNPRLICAQVLAFLYLLYFIPVFFMLNFSILCALFSIIRDIFS; encoded by the exons AtggatatatttttagttttgttgttattaatGCCTCCGGCATATGGTgagaaaactataaaatatgcaGCTGTCATATACAGGCATGGTGATAGGACAACGGTTGATTCATACCCAAATGATCCATGGAAGGATGAATCTTTGTGGCCCGAGCCCTTTGGGCAACTGACTAACACTGGAAAGAGACAGCATTACAAATTTGGAAAATGGCTACGGGTGAAATATCCG ACATTGATTTCTGAAAAGTATGATGCCAAGGAGGTCTATATAAGATCAACAGATGTTGATCGTACACTGATGTCTGCCCAGGCAAATGCAGCCG GCATGTACCCACCTTCTGGAGATGCTGTGTGGAATCCCAATTTATTATGGCAACCCATTCCAGTACACACGCTTCCAGAAAAGTGGGATCAAATATTAGCGATGAAACGAAAATGTGTCCCCTATGATCAAGAGAAGCAGAGATATATGAACTCCGTAACATATAAAGAAAAGCTCGAGAAATATCAAAGTCTTATGGA atacACGACTGTTAATTCAGGgaagaaaattaagaattttgaaGACATTAatgacatttataatatattgtatgttGAAACCCTGTACAACTTCTCTCTACCAAAATGGACAACGGctgtttatcccgaaaaattaaGAGAACCAGCTTGTTACAG CTTTAAGGTAGCGACCGCCACTCCTCTAATGTCGCGTCTTATGGTGGGTCCACTACTTCAAGAAATAGTTGGTAAAATGAAGATGATCATAAAGGGTCTGCAGCCATTGAAACTAGCTATTTATAGTGGACATGATTTCACCATAGGAAATATACTCAACTCCATTGGCGTCTACGATGGGAACTGCCCTGTTTATACTGCGACCATAATATTTGAGCTTCTGGAAG ATGTGGACactaatgaatattttatacgaATGTTATACCGTAATTCGATAGAACTTATCGAACCTGTGGTTATTTATATCCCTCGTTGCGGGAAATTATGCAAATACCAAAGATTCATCGAGTTGTACGAAAACCTGCTGACTGTCGACTGGGATCACGAATGCGAAAAGCAG attttgCCAACACTTGGTATTGCTTCCGTCGTCGGAATAGTGATATTTGTGGTCATCGTCAAAAAGTTGTATAGCAGAAGAATGCACGAAAG GATAAGATACATCTGCGCTGTTTTATGTAATCCTAGGCTTATATGCGCGCAAGTTCTGGCGTttctttacttattatattttatacctgttttttttatgttaaatttttcaATACTCTGCGCGTTATTCTCAATTATTAgagatattttttcttaa